The sequence acATATAGCTCGAATCAAAAGCTATGACGCTACCGATATGTAAATCCGCCAATGCCCCTTCCCCCGACCCCTCACTAGTTCCTCCAACTAGGGGTGAAGCTACAATATTAGCTATGAATACGAATGAGTTTAGTAagttttgtgtgtgtatatatatatgcgagattttaagtaagtaaggtaaaggtgaacaacgtacgagataatCAAATgcagaagattgtgaatagtccaaatttcagatagaaggctagaagcgcgggaATTCAATAACCGAGAATGATAGCGGCATTGTCAGCGGCATACCTttcagcctatggtttctaagtaccgaaaggtctaattagagagtaaaaaaagagttagagacgatgtgatgtctcgcttgttgttctagaataacataaggaaatctatggtgcaagcaagttgaggGAAGGTTGCGAACAAGtatgaatagatatgtgtaggtcgtaaGTTAAAGTATGGTAGATCGACAAGGTTATAGGAAGATATGAGTAAGGATAAAAAAAGGtgagtgaatatatatataaaagctataaaTTCAATTACAAATTAAGAATCGTTGACTTCAAACCTCCCACCAAGGCTCCAACCCTCccacacccaatttccccattttactattttctttcgtagtatttgtttttgtattttgtcCAACTTTATAGGCGAAAACCAGATAGTAATAGCCTACAAATAGGACAACCATATCTTGTTGCAACGTGAATTTGTTGAATATTAAAATCAAGTTTGTTCACCATTGTGTTTGATACAATAGAAGACGTCTttcaattaaatatttttcaTGACAATCATTTTGATAGTATTTGAttgcaagaaaatattttctcacGACTATCTTAACTATTTGTAACTTTATATCACTTGCTCCAACTAATACTTAAACGTTATTATTAATCTGTAGTACTCAAAAATTTCTTTAGAATATCTGATTTGCTAACATTATTACttatctttcatacatttttttcaATGCTTACCAATCAAACACTCCAGAGAAACATTTGAATTCCGTATACACGATTTAGAACCTGTTAGAATTCATAGGCTGAAATTAAGACATGAGAGCAAACAACAAAGATAAGAAAGAGAGCTAAGTTTCAATGTTAACATATTACCATACTTCCAAGTCGCTTGTCTATATTTCAAAAGGACAAGTGTAATTAACcgaaatagccaaaaaaaaacattgaagATCTCAAATTAAACTTATATTTCTCCCTCTCCAGTCTCACGGACAAACATCCACGTTATTGGTGTAAATGGAATATTTGTAAAAGAAGAGTAGAAGACAATTTGTGCACCTACGCGTTCTATCTTTTTTGCAGAAAAGGTTCTGCCTTTAAATATCTTATTTTGTGTAATCTAATCAGCAAAGATAACTTTGTTTAAACTTTAAGCATTGAAACTGCAAATTATTCCTCCTACCGCAGCCAGTTATTCCTCCTAATTCTAAGCGTATCTACTGATCTTATTCCTATCCTAACAACCTCGCCGTTTTCTGGTCTAGGGTATTCAACCAAACTAGTTAATCTCCATAGCAAATAGAGAGTTGATCATGTCACCCATGTCATGTTTAGCTAAAAAGTTGAGTAcctaaaaatagaaaagaaaaaaaaaggaccCGACTTCTTGATCCCAACAGATGATGCTCTAGAACAACTTGTCGCTTTCATGTTTAGCTAGAAATGAGAACAGAGAAAAGCCTAATATACTTGAAAATTGTTCATCCTTTTTCTCCTTCTACCTTATTTTGCAGATTCGTTTGCCTCCGTACTTGTGCTTTTAATTTCTATCGGGCATTGGGATACATAAGGTTTCAgctgcaaaagaaaaagaaaagaaaggaattcATCAGTTGCAAGGTTGTAAAAAACTTTACAAAAACAGGGAATaagtgatgatccaaggattcttACTCAGGGAATGAGTAAACAAAAAGATCACAAGTTTCATAAACATATTCTACGATCTAGTGAACATAATGCAGTTCTGTAAATTCATTGATAATTTCAAGAGAAGCTGAGACGGGGATCACTATATTGGAAAAGAGTGAAAGGTGAACACCCATCAATATTGAACGTTAATAGGATTAGGAAAGCAGCAGCAacacagaatacaagaaagtacaATCTGACTAATGAAAATTAAGCTCATTTTGGGGCATGCTTGAAAAGTCCACGCCCTAATCCATGGGCTAGGAAAGTGCTAGGTCTAACCTACCTCAAGCACTACCTGTTTCAAGATATTAAAAGGCTTTGAAATGATTAATATAATGGAATAACCCAAAGAATGTTTTCATTTTAGATAAATGTTTTCATTTTAGATAACTTTttgccaaaaagaaagtgaatgaATGTAAAGACAAATCAAAAGCAAGTGGTGGTCTAAGCAAGTGCTGGGCCCAAACAGAAAGCATAAGCAACAACGTATTTCCTATAAGGGACTGAAAGTTAAATAGTATTTCTTTTGATGAATCAGAAGGAGTTCATTAATAATACACCAAGATAGTGTTATCTTCACGAAAAGCGACTTGTAAAAGCTCAAGAACCTGGCAACTTCCAGCTGACCAACACATTATCGCTATCTACTCTCTAAGGCTATTACCTCATCTAGGATACGTCATAGAAAAAGAGCAAAGGCAGCAAACAGTGAAGTAagaaatctattattttgataagcAGATTTCCAGATAGACCACAATCTAGTTCCAAATGTTATATAGTTTTTTAATCATCTCATGGACAGGAAAGAAGTTGCCAATGAGTGATTTTGGTTACTCTATGAACAACAGAAATTATAAATAGTTCTTAGACATGACTGATCTAATATATGCTGGCCTGTATTACTTCACAAAGCCCTCATGTGAGGAAACAAGGTAATTACTTCtccaaaacaacaaaaataataaaagagaaaggaaaacaagatgAGTAATGAAGAGAATAACTACATACAGGTCCGCTAGGAGCATAACAGAAAGGATTGTCACGCATAGATATCCTAGGGAAGACTCCGAGtttaaaagttataaaatatgccAAAGGCAAATTGACAGCATTTTTATCTCGTTATCATACACAAACAAGCTGCAACGAAATGGATATCCTCTAAAAGGTCGTCGCCAGAAGAAATGTGTTTATTAACTAGACCTACCCCTATCCGTGGGACGAACTTATTAGAAAGACTTAATTAACTTAGGGatcgtttggtatgagggataagggataattaatcccgggattaaatttgagatgagtttatctcaTGTTTGGTTGAAAAAAAATTGTGGTATAACTAATCCCGAGATTAGTTATCTCgggattgtagtattttttttatccCTATGGGAAGGTGGGATAACTAATTCCGGGATAATTAATCTTGGGATAACTTTTTTCCCAATCAAACGACCCTTTAGGGACTAATAAGTTAACTCCTACTTTTCATACCAATTTTCAACTGACTTGAATGCTATTAGTATCATATTGCATTCCAACATATTTtttttgagaataaaataaatcaattaTTAAGAGAGACAGTTACTAATTAACTAACTtatcaaaattaattattatgatAGAATAAGAATGGGATACACACTTTTAGCTAGTTTACTGCAAACACCAATAATGTAtgcaacaacttcaaaaaattaACAGGCATACATATGCTTGCACCAGTATATTTACTAAATTCAAAAATTcttgattttaataaaaaatgaaTCCCTCATGAAGCGCAAAAATTTACTGCGTATAAGAAACACATACTTACAAAAATCTACATAGATAACCATTAGAAATAGTTGTAAAGATTGCAGTGCCTGTAttgtcattatatatatatatatatatatatatatatatatatatatatatatatatatatatatatatatatatcatatatatacacacacacacacacactttttgataaaataaaagtttaaattATATCTTCTTTTTTTGCATTGTAATTATATCATTATCACCCTTATTTAAAGTGTTATTTGCATTATGATAAACAGTATTTTTAAACTATAAGATATTATAAGTAGGTGGTCTGATATGCAATTACAGATTTAAGAAAGTACCGGAACAAAACATGATATTAATAGAACTCGGGACTTCTTAGGGAAGGGTTAGGGGGAATAGGACTCGTCGGACCCCAGAAATTTTAATAGGACTTGAAGTCCATTGTGAGGGAGACATGAGTTGGAAATAGCCCTATTCCTTTTGGTTCATGCATGGATGAGATTTGACTATACAATTGAGCAAGAACtgaattgaaagaaaaaaggggaagaaaagctTATTGAAACCATCTCTCTTTCGTTTGGTAGAACCTTTGTTTAATAAAAAACCACTTAAAAACAGATAATGAAATCAGAAAGCAAGATGTCCTTATAAAATACATATGGAAGAACATAAGAACATGGAAGCAACTGCAGTCAAATAACAGATTCTCTCCTTAAGCAAGGGTGGGGATGGGATGAGGAGGAAAATGGTTTGTTTCCTTTCCTTCTGTCTGCTTGATTCCCCTTGCTGAAGAAAGAGTCTTAGAATGGTAGAAACGATAAAGAGATCTAAAGGAATGCTATCAACTTGCTAAGTTTTAGCTGAGCTGCATAACTTAAAATGGGCTTAGACTGGAGGTGGAAACATGGTAAATGGGTGATGAAAGCACATGTCCCTCTTTTTACTTTTAGCAAATTATTTACAGCAAGCTTACTCTTGATGAATGTAAATGGAACAATGACTGGTTATACTTTCAAGTTTGATTGCTCTTCATCAAGCGGAAAGGCTAGAACAGGAGCAACCGAAAGGCACTTTGATCAGAGAAAACATTGATTGGACGATACTTCAATATTCACCAACTCCTCCAAACCATACTCACCTTTTCAAGCTGCATAACCTAAAACGGGCTAAGACTGGAGGTGGAAACATGGGTAAATGAGTGACGACAGCACATGGTCCTCTTTTTACTTTTAGCAATTTATTTTTGGTGACTGTAAATGGAACAATGAACAGttacaaatttaattttgattGCTCTTCCTCAAGCGGAAAGGCTAGAAGGTGAGCAACAGAAGGCACATTGATCAGAGAAAATATTGATTGGTTAATACTTCAGTGAAAGTTAAGTACCTTGAAGTCAGTCAAATCTGGAACTACATAGTTAGGCAGCTTCTCTTGCATAACAACATAACCACCTGGAACAAGAAATAACGATATGCTATTAGGAATAAACTGAAATATCTGTGTGCTTCTATGTGACGAAAAATAACTAGAAATTGTCAGCTTCATAAAGTGCTGGAATATTTAGCTTTCGAGGTAAAAGAATTTAGCATTTCTACTTTTTGAAATGGAGACAAAAGTGGGCAGGGTAACAAGAACAAGAAATTTAATGGCCCTAGCTGAAACTCAATAACTTATCAGAATGCATCAGCTGCAACCATATAATTTTTTCACATCAACGAGACTGGATTTCCTGGTTATAACAGTAACCATATAATGTTTTCACATCAATAAGACTATTGTTTCTCGGCAGGAATTTAGCAAGAATTACAGAGACAAAATTGATATACTATTCTTCATTGAACCTAAGGTTAAACTATGATACTTGTGCCACTGGAATTTGTGATAAATCAAACAAAACTGCAGGTAATGTCTAAAACTTTTGTAACTAATCAAACAAAACAGCATGTCATGTCTAAATTTCTAACCGCAGTTTCATACATCTTTTGAGGTGACAAACGAAGTCAGAagattttcttcatattttccaTACTCTCTTTCTCTTCTGGTTTGATGGCTTCAGGCCAAACATCATATGACTCCTCAGATGTACCACTTAACATACTATTCAGAAATTGGAATAGGAGAAAATAGAAATGATACATAAATCATAGCATAGGTTAGACAtctgcataagcaatcacatagATAAACCGGATCATAATCTTTCTCAAAAGTATGAGGTGTGAAGGACTGACTATCATTACGAGCTTAACCATAGACAAGAAAAATATTGATTTATATGTCATGACTGCATAAAGATTTCACTTCCGAGTAGAACAATGGTGGCAAATGGCGAGGGCAGTGTGCAGTTTTAGGCTTTAGCTTTTTACAAGCATCTAATGTACCACATATCTACAGGTAGTTGAGTACCAAATTTAGGAAAAATTCAAACATAGAAATTCTTATAAAGCTACAAAAAATCTGTTCCAACTAGGGAGAAAATAGAGAATTCAAACCTTTGCGAGTGTGAAAACCAGTAGGCTTGCAATTCTTTCCCTTGTAGTAGCCCCGAGGAACCCTTTTTGAAGTAAGAATATCGAGAGACGAAGTACGTTTTCTTCTGAAATTTCTCCCTAAACCTAATAGCAGTCCCAGCGGCATTGTCttctaatttaaaataaataaattgtgcCTAGAGTAAACAACATGCAAAGAGAAAAGGCTATTAGATATTAGCACAAGATCAAGATTAAATCTTTGAAGTCAGAACCAACTTTGTAGCATATTCTCACACTTGTCACTGAACCTTATTACATATCCTTTATACATTTTATATAAATTACAAATATACAAGTTTACAAAAGTCTAAtttgttcttttattttattcaagTAGAATTGCTTTTGCAATTCAGTACTCTTCAAACAACACTGTGATATTGCCAACTAGGGAAATTGGCACAACCAGGCATCTCGACTATTCATAAGGGAAGATATTGCTATAATTTGCTCAATTAAAGGAAAAGGCTCTAAATGTATCCTACAGAGACAGAGAGACCGCATCTCTTGAAAGTTTTCCATGGTAAATTCCatacattaaaagaaaaatacttaAACCTAAAAAGCCGGTGTAGAATTTCAAGCAAACTAAAATGAATCATGAAAAAAAGAACAGATATTGTTATGCTCCTTTACTGTTACACTCTGCTTCTACAACATTAAATATATCAATAATGACCACAGCATATAAATCAAAATTTAAGAGAGTAATTCACCAGTATCTGCTCAAGAGGATGTTTTCCCAGTGGGAAGAAACAAGCGAGACTGCAACTCCAACTAGTAGGGGGGCGCGTTCGGTACTTTAGTGCGGTATTTATGAATTACGGTTCGGTACTTCGATATTCGGTATATCAATTGtgcataccaaataccgtaccaaagtagttcggtacggttcgatatttTCTTGTTTGGTTCGGTACGATTCGGTACGGTTTCGGATCATTCCATGTAAATGTCAAGACTACAAACTTATTCCAAAAAGTTGATCAATAATTATTTCCAGTAACATCACTGGCTGCATTACGAGCCTAAAACAAATATTACAATGGAAAGAAGAATTTGAAGGTGGGATCTGAAATTGAATTCAAAAGGCTTCCTTCTAATTTGATTGCCAATTCCAGTTTAATCACTGACATGTATCAATACATACCAGTTAAAAAGTAACTTAACTCAGAAATGTGATTATAGCTCGCATGAATGAAGATCAGCAATGAAGAATGGAGAAGTTATGAACCTGAATGAAGGTCAACAATGAGCAAACAAGCAATCGCCGAGGAGAGGAGTCGCCGTCCCCGAGGTCGTGAAGCTATTGTAGTCGTGAGTCGTAACTCGTGAATCCGCCGCAGCAACCAAgcaaagttgaaattttgggttTTTTGATACTGGCATAGGCGTAGCTTTTCCTTTTCTTGTCGGCCTCTAAGCGACTAAGCCTAAGGGTAAGGGATTACGGAATTAGGGGTTTTGGACTTTTGGGATGTGGGCTTAAGGTTAAGGTTATTgggctaaaaaataaaaaaaaaagttgggTATGGACTAAATATTTTGGTATTACCGAATACCATACCGAACTACCGAAATATCGTAATTTCTGTACCGAAATACCGATAAAACcgaaatatcaaattaatttggtttgatttagaattcaatttttcggattttatacCCACTCCTAACTCCAAGGGGTTGGAGAAGGCGTTATCGGTTCTTAAAAGTATGGGCTATTGAGAGAAAAAGCCCAAAATGGGGAATGTCACATGTTCGGGGCATTTGCAACTATACCCGTTTTTTGGGTCACATTTTAACCAATACCcgctttacaaaaaaaaattgcaagcatacccacttttcgcgtaacttcagacatatgggcctgaagtagcaaaggcaatcatgcaaacttcagcattctagtagacgggcctgaagtggCAAAAATTACTGAACCAATTGttggctgaagtttttatttgtaattgctgaacttaagcattctagtagctgaagttttgttctttatttgctgaacttcagcatgttttatctgaagttttgttctagatttgctgaacttcagcatgttttagctgaagctTTGTTGTGTTTGTGATGAACTTCAGGGTtgaagtttgttttgtatttgctAAACTTCAACATTCtgggagctgaagtttttgtttatatttgctgaacttcagtattcttagagctgaagttctaAAACAACAATGACAAGTTGCCATTAAGATCTGGTTGCTATAATGGAATTATCATTAAATTTGAAAAGCAATACTCCTATAAAACAAGACCATTAGTAAAAGTAATATTTTCACCTAATGCATAGGGAATCAAGTCGTGCTTTCATGTTTTAGTAGCAATTAAAATTAGAATTTCTGAATTGGACGGTCCATAAGGCTAGAACACATAACAATATCTCAATCTACAACATTCAGAAAACGAAGGAGGATGAGGAGAAAGAGGCCTGAAGTTGTTTAAACAAtgagtacaagttaaaacttttttaaaaagtaggtataggttaaatgggggcgaccaaatagggtgccCGTGCAATTTTTTCCACATGTTCTGAGTGGATGAAAGAGAGCTATTGTAGTAGATAAGCCGGAGAGAACGTTATATTCTTGGGCCATTGATTTAGTAAAAATTTGAATTTCTCAATCGAAACGGAGCAGAGTGACGAAACAAAATCGAAATTGAATAAatctcaacttaccaacctctagctaTTAAACATATACTTATCAAAACTAGCCAAGCACAAATAAAAACTGAaaatccaaataaataaggttctttctctccaagaatcacacgcaAAGATCTTCTTTCATAATTtcctcaaaacgaccggccggatcgtttcaatatgaactcataattttaaatataactagtatctatgaacgtgcgtttcacgttaataatggcacgtgatgatttaaacatttatttatatgaaggaacaataaaatttaattaatgagagaaattttatgtataataatacaacaatcatctaaatgccgaaaaatattattacattagcataatacatgaatttaaaataaaaggacatcatcaaaacttacacaaatgatcaattttgtcatgtcagttagataattatgtattacttCCTCTGGTCCACTTTAAGTGTGATGGTATCTTGACGAGCACTTCTTTGTGGAcaaatttttgtgtgtgtgtatgtttTCTCCTAATGTGttggttgctctgccttaaccagaactcttgttgtcgatttatccctcttgaaagtgcaacatacagttgttcgtgcaagaaaaatATATTacggtaaatatagtccaatatttaggatgtttgtccttatgctttatttattatatttgcaaaacataaacatactaaaaattattttcgcaCAAATTtaaaggatattccttagtttctGAAGAagaaagttgaattcagggataataatatacttagaagcacattaaccaatatcataatttttgcatgtatgatgTTATTGCCAAAACTTTTATATAGCATTtatgtgctattacataagctattcagcGTATCCAAGTTTTTCAGTACATGACgagcatatttttcttcaaaattaacctatatacaatggaagatcaattttaacttagtctattatatataaggtgacactaacatacgtaagaaataaaaaacttgacaacaaacatgtatggtaaAAGGctatttggtattaaagtatttaagtattcttctcgGTAGTAATTATAGGTATCTTTTTTGttgagtcaaaaactgaaaaacattttgtttttactataaaagtttgcaatcaaccttttattaatttgatcaacatattcatttatgcaagctaagatatctttttaattctatcatgcgatttgcacaaattgcgttttaatctaatgatagaaatatttctcttattaaatgcactactattaccattttTTTGATGAAGAAtccactactattaccattgggattgataaccaagtgttcaggaagaaccaaatcatcttttattggatgctcttcttcgtttccgacATGAAGCAAGAAGTGTGATGAttcgaccagtcgtctcatgagttaccgctttgtttcccccgtttctgcttctttatgctttgtttatccgtgttatgtggtatctgGTTgatcggatcgaatccggaatgattttggtaaggtttgagacacttagtctcttttaaggaaactCAAGTTGAaaaggtcaatcggatgttgacttatgtgttagaggtctCGAATGTGAGTCTGagggttcggttagcttcgggaggtgatttgtgacttgggagcgtgatcggaatgagttttggaggttcggagtagatttaggcttgaattggcgaagttgatattttggcaattttcggttggtaggcgaggttttgatataggggtcggaatggaattccaagagttgcagtagttctgttctgtcatttgggatatgtgtgcaaattttctggtcattcggacgtggtttggttgggtttttgatcaaatgtggaattcggaagattttagaaagtttggcttgaatccgatatgttttggatgatttgatgttgtttgaggtgttttgatgattggaacaagtttgaataaggtattaggttatgtttgttcttttggttgaggtccggggggcctcggggtgatttcggatggttaacggaaagGTTTGAGACTTGTGAAGTTACAAAATCTCAGCTGCTTctagtatttccgcacctgcggattggggaccgcaggtgcgacgccgcacgTGCAGAAgaggagccacagaagcggattATGGAGGAATTGTCAGGAATCGCAGATGCGGTAGAGTGACCGTACATGTGAAGGCGCGGGTGCGAAgagttgaccgcagatgcggattgggccttttaagtcaagaaccgcagaagcggatgattGAACGCAAATGcgataccgcagaagcgggtattgggccgcagatgcgaaaatatctgggcagaaagtataaattgtggccctcgtgaattttgagctatttcaccatttttatctcggctttggagctttttggatgatttgagagagggatttcaaggaaacttcattgaggtaagggattgggacctaaaactcgttcctatgctattatttcatggattagagctggaaattatggaaattaaaggttaaaattggggaaactatggcttggaaacttaggcctttaattgtggatttgaaggaccatttggggtcagatttctgaacttttgatatgtatgaactcgtggggagataagaatctattgatgtaaaaattattgaatttcgagacgtgggcccgggggtcgggttttggtaatttcaggatttgtgccatttattgattgttttcgcttgggcttcgtttccttagcctattttgacgtcctcattctgattttggatagattcgacacgagtagaggccgattcaaggggcaaagccATCGCGAACTAGAGAtctgaccggttcgaggtgagtaatgattgtaaataatattctgagggtttgaaaccccggattgcacatc is a genomic window of Nicotiana tabacum cultivar K326 chromosome 16, ASM71507v2, whole genome shotgun sequence containing:
- the LOC107792763 gene encoding uncharacterized protein LOC107792763, which encodes MPLGLLLGLGRNFRRKRTSSLDILTSKRVPRGYYKGKNCKPTGFHTRKGGYVVMQEKLPNYVVPDLTDFKLKPYVSQCPIEIKSTSTEANESAK